DNA sequence from the Paenibacillus azoreducens genome:
ATGCTGGTACTTACGGGTGCCGGAGCCGGTTTCCTCATTGATGTCGATGGAACGCTCACGTGCGCTAAGTACACCGGTCGTGACCGTATGGTCAAAACCTTTAGGGTTGCCGATGGCGACTACCGGTTGGCCGACTTTCATGGAAGTAGAATCACCGAGCGGTACAGCCGGGAAATCTTTGCTGCCTGAAATCTTCAGAACCGCAAGGTCAAGGTCTTTCGATTTGCCAAGAAGTTTGGCTTCATACGTTTTGTTTTCATTTTCGAGCGTTACCTGAATGACATCCGCATTTTCGATGACGTGTTGATTCGTCAGGATGTAGCCCTCTTTATTGTAAATAAATCCGGAGCCGATCGCATATGGAACCAGTTGTTTCGATTGTCCTTGGGGTGGAGTATTTTGTCCGGAATCGGAACCTCCGCCATAATAATCGCTGTCACCGCCGAAGAAAAACGAGAACGGGTCGTTCATGAACGGCGATTGAGATTGTCGGCTTCCCGATTTCACGAGCGTTTCGATTTTCACTACTGCAGGTCCTGCTTGGTCCACCACACCGGAAACATCGAGCGGTTTGTTGTAGGAAGCCGTCGAGTTGCCGCCGCTGCTTTCAGGTGCCGTGGATACGGGCGTGCTTGGCTGCTCTGCAGATGACGCTACGGTATTAGGGGTAAATAAGTTCATTCGATCCGAAGTGAACATCAATGCCCCGACAACGACGACACCAGCCAAAAATGAAATCAAAATCGCTTTAACCGAAGTTTTGGGCGGCTTTTGATTGAACTGCCAATTGCCGTTTCCGCCTCCTGCCCCGCCACCGTTTCTGACGGCATTTCCCGGATCGTTTGAATAATTGAATGTACCTCCTGTCGGGAGTGGGCGAACCGGGTTCGGAGGCGTGATCTCTACATCGTCTTGCTGATGACTTTGTAAGCCATTCTGCTCTGCGTTATCCTTTCCAAGCGATTGGAAAGGGCCGTAAGAGTAATAGTATGAAGAACCCGAATCGGAAGACTCTTGACGTTTCATCGTGTTGTTGTCCGTTGTGAAATCATCTTCAGGTTGACCGGATCTGTTTCTTTCGTCCATGTTAATGCCTCCTGTGTACCCTTGTTTATATGTCAAATTCATAAGGGAATTGTTTAACTGTTATTATCATGGACTATAAACCTTAATAGCAGATTAAAAACAATTAAAAAGGAGATAAGAAAAACTGGCTCAATCCATAAAGTTATGGTTGACATATTGTGCGAGGTGAACGCTACGGTTACGGATCGTTCTTCCGATCGCTGTTGTCTCCCAATTTCTTGAATATAGCCATTCACAAAGGTAGAAATTCGGAGACAAAGGCGAACGCTATCGCTTCTTCAGATCGATTCCGTTCCCTCCGCTACTTTCGCTTTTTGTCAAGCTCTAATTTTGATTTTTTGCCTGATTTCTAAAAGAAATATTATATCGATGTAATTCACAGACGACAGTCCGGCGCCCCTCTTACTCCCCCTGCACCCATCCCTTGCGGTGGGCGTAAATAGCCAGCTGCGTACGGTCCTCCAGCTCGCATTTCATCAGCAGGTTGCTGACATGGGTTTTGACCGTCTTGATGCTGATATGCAGCTCTTCGGCGATATCCTTGTTGCTTTTGCCTTCGGCGATCAGAAGCAGCACTTCCTTCTCGCGTTCGGTCATGCCGGAGGAATCGCCTTGAACGGTGCGCTGGCGAATCCCCCGCGTAAGCGCCTGGGACACATCGCCTGTCATGACAGGCATTCCCCGTTTCGCTCCTTGCAGGGCATAAATCAGTTCGTCCGCCGACACCGTTTTGAGAACATAACTGACGGCACCCGCTTCCACGGCCTCGACGACAAGCTCATCTTCCAAAAAGCTCGTCAAAATGACGATTTTCATGGATGGGTATTCGGCAAGGACAACTTTAGTCGTTTCAACTCCGTTCATGACCGGCATCATCAGGTCCATCAGGATCAAATCGGGGAACTGTTCCGGCGCGGCATTTTTAAGCCAATCCACGACTTTGGAGCCGTTGTCCGCTTCACCAACAACCTCGATCGTCGGATCCAGCATCAAATAAGTTTTTAATCCCATACGGACCATCTCATGATCATCCACGATCATCACTTTTATTATATCTGCCATTATTCCTCTTCCTCTCCCATCTTATGCTCCTTGACGGATGTTCCTTCCCCAAACTTGGGGATATGTACGCGAATCGTTGTTCCGGATCCCTGACGGCTTATTATCTCCACCTTGCCGCCCAGTTTCTCGGCCCGTTCCTGCATGGTAGACAAACCATAAGATCCGGTCTTATGCGGTATCTGATTAAACCCCCGTCCATCGTCGCTGATGCTGAGCGCAACCTGTCTCTCTTCTTCCCGCAGCGACATGCTGACAAGCCGGGCCTGGGCATGCTTTACGATATTAGCCATTGCCTCCTGGATAATCAAAAACAGCTGATGTTCGATCGCTTCGGATATTTCCCCCTGCAGTTCGACTTCCTTCATACCCTTGAGCCCGTTCTGGCGGCAGTAATCCGGGAACCATACTTCAAGCGCTTCTTCCAGATTTTTGTCTTCAAGCTCAACCGGACGAAGCTGGGCGATCAGCGCACGCATTTGCTTCTGCGCCATCTGTGACATGGAAATGAGCTGCTCCATCACCACTTGTCCCTGTTCCGCATTTCGCTCCAGCACCTTGGGCAGCGAAGAGGCGGACATATGAATAGCGAACAGCTGCTGGCTGACCGTATCATGCAAATCCCGTGCCATGCGGCGGCGTTCTTCCAATACCGCACGTTCAGCCGCCTTTTCCTTTTCGACAACCTCCTGCTCACCCATTCGCTGCAGCAGCATCATCTTTTTCTCCATCGCTTCCATCAGATTGTCGAATTCATGATACAACCGCGCAAAGGCCGGGTCGTCGCATTCCCCGATTCTCACGGATAAATTGCCTTTAGCCACCTGGAGCATATTGTATTCGAGAACATCGACCTTTCGCTGAATCCGCTGGCCGGCCATATAGCCGATAATGATGGAAAACAACAGGAAGCCCAGGCTTGTGTAGACCCAAACCCAGGTTCCTTTGACAATCAAATATCCGCTTTGCGATCCGATATATATCACCACGCTCATCAAGAGCCCGGTCAAAAGAAAATAAAACAGCAGCACCCATTTCGTATTCTTCATAATATTCCACATACGGCTAACCTACTTTGTTCACTTTGATGTCGCCAATAAATGCGCTGACATTAATGCGTATTTTCTTGCGTGCTTCCTTATAATAAGGAGTCCTCGTTTGTAAACTGCTCATAAATCCGCTCCGAGATTCGTTAAGTATGGACATGTCCCCGATAAATGAACTCGAGTTCACGCTAATGCCAAGATCCGTATCGTCAGGAATATAGACTTTGATATCGCCGATAAACGCCGAGATATTGATTTTCGTTTCGCCGAAAGGGATATGCGCATTGGTCAAATCCAACACCGTATCTCCGATAAATTGGGAGAGATTCGTGGGCTTCAGTTGAAAATGATCGCGTCCAAGATGAATATCTCCGATAAACGAAGAGCGATTGATTTTTCCGCCATCGTAATAGTGCCCTTCGTGAACTCCCCCATCCTGCTCTTCCCAATGCTGGCCATGGCGTCTTTCTTGTTTCCATTCATGCCGCATCTGCTGGTAGTATTTTTTTTGCTGCTTGTATTTCTTTTTGTAGTCCTTGTATTTGTCCTTGATCCCATCGTCATCCGGATCGAAATCATCGTCATCCATATCGTCTTCGGAATGAAATGATTGGTGACCGGACTGTTTTTTCTCTGTAAACGGAATGCCGAATTTCTCCTCGAACTGTTGATCCAATGTAGATTTAGCCGTCAAATCCTCGGGCTCCGGCGGTTCCGGCGTAAAGGCGGGAGGTTCTACATCTCTGCGCTTACCGGACGGCGGCGTTGGGGGCGTACGGTCATGCGGTTTAAAAATGACGTACAACCCTGCGAGAATCAATATGGCTGGAATCAGGATTTTGAAGAAGCTCCCTGGCGAAGCCCAGATCCACCCCTCATTCCTTCCCAGAAAAAAGGTCCCGATCAACAGGAGAACTGCCGCGCCGACAAATGACTTCCGTCCTTTGAGCAGTTCCTTGAGCCCCAGAACGATCAAAATCACAGGCCAATAATGGCCGATCAAATAACCTAGACTGACGTCGATAACACCGAGCTGGTTCAGCAGAAATATAACGCCGATCCCAATCAGGATGACTCCACCGAGCAGCTGATCCACCCATCGCTTTTTCATACGCTGTATCTCCTTTTAAAATAATCTTTTCC
Encoded proteins:
- a CDS encoding S1C family serine protease; the encoded protein is MDERNRSGQPEDDFTTDNNTMKRQESSDSGSSYYYSYGPFQSLGKDNAEQNGLQSHQQDDVEITPPNPVRPLPTGGTFNYSNDPGNAVRNGGGAGGGNGNWQFNQKPPKTSVKAILISFLAGVVVVGALMFTSDRMNLFTPNTVASSAEQPSTPVSTAPESSGGNSTASYNKPLDVSGVVDQAGPAVVKIETLVKSGSRQSQSPFMNDPFSFFFGGDSDYYGGGSDSGQNTPPQGQSKQLVPYAIGSGFIYNKEGYILTNQHVIENADVIQVTLENENKTYEAKLLGKSKDLDLAVLKISGSKDFPAVPLGDSTSMKVGQPVVAIGNPKGFDHTVTTGVLSARERSIDINEETGSGTRKYQHLLQTDASINPGNSGGPLLNLNGQVIGMNVAVSADSQGIGFAIPTSVIKNVVQKLETNQEIPKDPVPFIGAKLMTLTDEVAKQMGTDVKEGVVVAEVVYRSPAYEADLRPYDIITGVNGTSFNNNNDLVNYIQKQKVGSKVTMDVVRNGKKMELTITIGDKNKYASVDQQ
- the liaF gene encoding cell wall-active antibiotics response protein LiaF produces the protein MKKRWVDQLLGGVILIGIGVIFLLNQLGVIDVSLGYLIGHYWPVILIVLGLKELLKGRKSFVGAAVLLLIGTFFLGRNEGWIWASPGSFFKILIPAILILAGLYVIFKPHDRTPPTPPSGKRRDVEPPAFTPEPPEPEDLTAKSTLDQQFEEKFGIPFTEKKQSGHQSFHSEDDMDDDDFDPDDDGIKDKYKDYKKKYKQQKKYYQQMRHEWKQERRHGQHWEEQDGGVHEGHYYDGGKINRSSFIGDIHLGRDHFQLKPTNLSQFIGDTVLDLTNAHIPFGETKINISAFIGDIKVYIPDDTDLGISVNSSSFIGDMSILNESRSGFMSSLQTRTPYYKEARKKIRINVSAFIGDIKVNKVG
- a CDS encoding response regulator, coding for MADIIKVMIVDDHEMVRMGLKTYLMLDPTIEVVGEADNGSKVVDWLKNAAPEQFPDLILMDLMMPVMNGVETTKVVLAEYPSMKIVILTSFLEDELVVEAVEAGAVSYVLKTVSADELIYALQGAKRGMPVMTGDVSQALTRGIRQRTVQGDSSGMTEREKEVLLLIAEGKSNKDIAEELHISIKTVKTHVSNLLMKCELEDRTQLAIYAHRKGWVQGE
- a CDS encoding histidine kinase, producing MKNTKWVLLFYFLLTGLLMSVVIYIGSQSGYLIVKGTWVWVYTSLGFLLFSIIIGYMAGQRIQRKVDVLEYNMLQVAKGNLSVRIGECDDPAFARLYHEFDNLMEAMEKKMMLLQRMGEQEVVEKEKAAERAVLEERRRMARDLHDTVSQQLFAIHMSASSLPKVLERNAEQGQVVMEQLISMSQMAQKQMRALIAQLRPVELEDKNLEEALEVWFPDYCRQNGLKGMKEVELQGEISEAIEHQLFLIIQEAMANIVKHAQARLVSMSLREEERQVALSISDDGRGFNQIPHKTGSYGLSTMQERAEKLGGKVEIISRQGSGTTIRVHIPKFGEGTSVKEHKMGEEEE